From Bacteroides uniformis:
CCAGGTACATTACACCAATTTGCGCGGTATGCACTGGAACATCAAGGGACACGGCTTCTTTGTGCTGCACGAGAAGTTCGAGAGTATGTATGACGATACCGCCGAGAAGATTGACGAGATTGCAGAGCGCATCTTGATGCTGGGTGGCGTGCCCGAGAATAAGTTCAGTGAATACCTGAAGGTTGCCAACGTGAAGGAAGTGTCCGACATCTCTTGCGGCAGTGAGGCTGTGGACCATATCCTCGAGACTTACGGCTACCTGATTGGTGAAGAGAGAAAGGTAATTGAACTGGCAAATGAAGCTGGCGATGACGTGACGGCAGATTTGATGACCGGCTACCTGAAAGAGCAGGAGAAAATGGTTTGGATGCTCGTTGCATTCAGTACGAAAAGCTGCACGAAATAAAGGATAAAGAGTCGTGAAAAAGGATAGGGTGATAAAACGGTAGCGGATGCTGCCGGTTTTATCACCCTATTATCTTTCTATAGTTTATATCACTTCTTCTTCGGTGTCCGTCTTGCCCACCCTTCTTCACTGAAGTCGGGCTCTGCATCCTTAAAGTCATTGTTGCCCTGGAAGAACTGTTTCCAGTCATCCTTTTTGCCACGGGCTTTGGTGTAACCCCGCTCTTCGCGGCTGGGCTTGCCTTTCTTCTTGTCGTTTGCAGGACTTTCGGCCTTTTCGCTGCGTTTGCCGGTGGCATCGTTCCGTTTGCCGTCTTCCTTGTAACTGCGCTTCTTGCTGTCAAACTCTTTTTTCCCATGGCTTCCGGCTGTACCCGGACGTTTGCCCCTCGGAGCCTCCTTACCCTCGTCTCCAGCAACCTCTACGGATACTTTACGGCCGTTCCAGCTGGCGCGGTTCAGGGCCTTCACTACATTGGTGGCTTCCTTTTCCTCCACTTCGAAGAAGGAGAACTTCTGCATCAGGTCAATTCGTCCCAGCTCTACACGTCCACGTGTATTGTTGTTCAGCAGGCTGATTAATTCGTTGGGGAAGAAATTGTCCATTTTACCCAGGTTGATGAACAAGCGGGTAAAGCCGGGTTCTGCTTTGCGGCTGCTTCTACGGTCGTTGCGGTCGCCCCTCTCGCCACTTCTTGCACCACGCTCACTACCGGTTGCTGTCTCTATCTCGTCACGGCCGCGATAGTAATCCAGGAAACGGTTGAATTCATGCGAAACCATGCGTTTAATCAGGTCCTCTTTGCTCAGCCAATCCAGCTTGCGGTAGATGTCGGTCATAAAGTC
This genomic window contains:
- a CDS encoding Dps family protein, coding for MKTLDYLHLNEKKVAGVASALHQLLADFQVHYTNLRGMHWNIKGHGFFVLHEKFESMYDDTAEKIDEIAERILMLGGVPENKFSEYLKVANVKEVSDISCGSEAVDHILETYGYLIGEERKVIELANEAGDDVTADLMTGYLKEQEKMVWMLVAFSTKSCTK